The Sphingobacteriales bacterium nucleotide sequence CTAATGGGTGGAATTGCATTGTTTTCATTAACTACATTGTTTTCATTCATTACACTGCCAGTAGAGTTTGATGCTTCTGCAAGAGCTTTGCAGTGGATAGACCAAGCAAATATCATGCAACCTAACCAATTAGATAGTGCAAAAGATGCATTAAAATGGGCAGCAATGACCTATGTAGTTGCAGCATTAAGTTCACTAGTTACCTTGTTATATTATATTTCTTTACTTACAGGAAGAAGTAGAGATTAATAATTTAAAAAATAAAAGTGTTATTAGCCATCTCGTATTGAGGTGGCTATTTTATTTATGTTGGGAATAAAATTTGGAGTTAAAGAAGAATTGTTTTACTTATGTTGTACCTAAAAATAAAAATGCCCAGCAACTAACGAGTTAACTGGGCGGAGGTTTTGGCACCTGTGATCCCGCTGGGATTCGAACCCAGGACCCATACATTAAAAGTGTATTGCTCTACCAGCTGAGCTACGGAATCCTAACAATTATTTTACTAATTGTCAAAAGTGAACGCAAAGATAAGAAATTTATTTTAATCTTACAAACAAAAATATTTGCTAATATTTATTTAAACTTAATCCCTTTTACTTCTATTGCGTACCATTCATCAGATGTATGTGTAGTGTCTGATAATGTTGCATCTACAAGTACAACTACTTTCTTTTCTGCGCTTGTATTAGGCATTCTAAATTGCTTGTCTTTTATTCTTAGAATAATTTCATTCTTACTTTTGTCTTGAATCATAAACCAACAACCTTCGCTTAAGCAAGTTTTGTATATTGTTCCTGCTATTTGTGCATCCTTTATTTCGTGATTAGTTTGCAAATTTGCTATTAAATCATCTATTGAAATAATATTTTTTTCTTCAAAATTTTCGCCTAATTGACTTGGAGTGAGTTGACATGATGCTATCAAAGTCATCAAGCCAAATAATATAAATAATTTTTGTGCCATGTAATTTTATTGAATTGAGTCTTTACGAATCATTTTTCCTTGCTCAAATATAAATGTATATAAGTGTTTTCCTGTGATTGAGTCATAATTTTTAATAGCACCATCAAATACATCCAACCCATCTAAGATTTCTATTTTATTACCATCAATAATTATTTTTCCATTGCGAGCGTATTCCTTATAATTTCCATCTATTCTACCTTCTGTTGTTGTAAAAGACTCTTTTACTTGATTTTTAGGTTCTTCAAAATAGTTTTTCCAGACACCAACTACCTTATTGTCTTTGTACTGTCCAGTTTGTTTTTTGCCACTATTTTCAAAAAATGATTCATACAATCCATCCATAATATCTTCATGATAATTTTCTACAATCATTATTTGTCCGTTCTCAAAAAACAAAGTTCTTTTCCCATCTAATTTTCCATTAACATAGGTAGATGTTTCAAGCAGTTTTCCATTGTCATAAAATGCCTCATATTTTCCATGCTTAATTTGCATAGCTTTTTTTAATACAGAATATTTTTTTAAGATATTACCATTTATATCTTTTTCAGTTACAATTTTTGTCTTGCATGATGTGAATACAAGCACAACAAGCACAAAAAAGTATACATATACATTAGATTTCATAAGCATTTAATTTATAATACCTAAAACGTTTAGATAATTATTTTATTTTTGTACAAATTTCGGAAATAATATGGAACAATTACAACAAATTATTAAAAATGCTTGGAATGATAGAAGTCTACTACAAGATAATACAACTTTGGAAGCTATACGTGAAGTAATCGAATTGTTAGACAAAGGAACAGTACGTGTTGCAGAGCCAGTGGCAGATGGTTGGAAAGTAAACGACTGGATTAAGAAAGCAGTAATATTATATTTTCCTACTCAAAAAATGGAAACGATAGAAGTTGGTCCTTTCGAATTTTATGATAAAATTCCTTTGAAAAGAAATTACGAGCAATTAGGCGTAAGAGTAGTACCACATGCCATTGCAAGAAAAGGCGCATTTATACAAAGAGGTGTGGTGATGATGCCAAGTTATGTAAATATTGGTGCTTATGTAGATAGTGGAACAATGGTAGATACTTGGGCAACTGTTGGTAGTTGTGCTCAAATTGGCAAGAATGTACATTTAAGTGGAGGCGTTGGTATTGGTGGTGTATTAGAGCCAGTGCAAGCAGCACCAGTTATTATCGAAGATGATTGTTTCGTTGGTTCTAGATGTATAGTAGTTGAAGGTGTACACTTAGAAAAAGAAGTTGTATTGGGTGCAAATGTTGTACTTACTATGAGTACAAAAATTATTGATGTATCAGGTGCTGAGCCAAAAGAATACAGAGGCATTGTACCAGCACGTAGTGTAGTAATACCAGGAAGTATTCCAAAAGAGTTTCCAGCTGGAACATATCAAGTGCCTTGTGCATTAATTATTGGAAAGAGAAAAGAAAGTACAGATACTAAAACATCATTAA carries:
- a CDS encoding DUF4920 domain-containing protein, which encodes MAQKLFILFGLMTLIASCQLTPSQLGENFEEKNIISIDDLIANLQTNHEIKDAQIAGTIYKTCLSEGCWFMIQDKSKNEIILRIKDKQFRMPNTSAEKKVVVLVDATLSDTTHTSDEWYAIEVKGIKFK
- a CDS encoding 2,3,4,5-tetrahydropyridine-2,6-dicarboxylate N-succinyltransferase codes for the protein MEQLQQIIKNAWNDRSLLQDNTTLEAIREVIELLDKGTVRVAEPVADGWKVNDWIKKAVILYFPTQKMETIEVGPFEFYDKIPLKRNYEQLGVRVVPHAIARKGAFIQRGVVMMPSYVNIGAYVDSGTMVDTWATVGSCAQIGKNVHLSGGVGIGGVLEPVQAAPVIIEDDCFVGSRCIVVEGVHLEKEVVLGANVVLTMSTKIIDVSGAEPKEYRGIVPARSVVIPGSIPKEFPAGTYQVPCALIIGKRKESTDTKTSLNDALRDFSVSV